GGCGCGAGGTGGAGTCCGCCCGGCGCATCGGCGCCCAGTGGACCGCGCCCGTCCTGGACGCCGACCCGGACGCCCCGGTGCCCTGGGTGGCCACCGGTTACGTCGCCGGGCCGCCGCTCTCACAGGCGATCACCGAGCACGGCCCGCTGCCCGAGCACGCGGTACGCACCCTGGGCGCGGGGCTCGCCGAGGCCCTCGCCGTCGTCCACGGGCAGGGCATCGTCCACCGCGACGTGAAGCCGTCCAACGTGCTGCTCGCCCTCGACGGGCCCCGCCTCATCGACTTCGGCATCGCACGGGCCCTCGGCGCGACCGTCTCGCTCACCTCCACCGGGGTCTCGGTCGGCTCGCCCGGCTACATGGCGCCCGAGCAGATCCGGGGCCGGGACGTCTCCGGCGCGGCCGACGTCTTCTCGCTGGGCGCGGTCCTCGCGTACGCGGCGACGGGCGCGGCCCCCTTCCCGGGCGACTCCTCCGCCGTACTCCTCTACAAGGTGGTCCACGAGGAACCCGAACTGGGCGACCTGGAGGGCGAACTGCGCGAGGTGGTCGAGGGCTGCCTCGCCAAGGACCCGGCGGCCCGGCCCGCCCCGGCCGATCTCGCCCGGGTGCTCGCTCCCGGCGGGGCGGCGGCGATGGTGGCGGGCGGCTGGCTGCCGGGCGGGCTGGTGCGCGAGGTGAGCCGGTCCGCGGTGGCGCTGCTGGACCTGGAACCGCAGGACGCGCCGGTGCAGTCGGGGCCGGTGCCGTTCAGCAGCGCGTCGCTGGGGGCGTTCCCGGGAACGGCCGCGCCGAGCAGGAGCGGGCCGTTCGGCTCGCCCGCCCCGGGCCCGCCGGAGGCGCCGTACGGGACCTCCCGTCCGCAGGAGGCGCCGCGGGAAGCCCCGTACGGGACACCGCGCCCCCAGGAAGCGCCGCAGGACGTGCCCCAGGAGGCGTCGCAGGACGTGCCGTACCGGACCCCGCACCCGCAGGACGACGCGTACGGGACGCCGCATCCGCAGGACGACACCTACGGGACGCCCCCGCCCCCGCCTCCGACGCCTCCGCGCGGGAAGCCCGCCTCCACCGTGCCCCCGCCCCCCACGCACGCCGGGACCTACCGCCAGGGCGGCGACGGCGCACACGGCGCGCACGGGCTGCCGGGCCAGCGCGCCGGCGACCCCCGCCTCTCCCTGACCGTCAGCGCCGAGAACCGGCGGACCACCGGGGAACGCCGGGGCCGCCGTGTCAGCTGCACGGTCGCCCTGGCCGTGGCGGGCGCGCTCGCGGTCGTCACCTTCGGCACGGGCCTGCTCGACGGCTTCCTCCCGAGCGGCGACGCCGACCGGAACCGGGGCAACGACGCCGCGGCCACCCCGTCGGACTCCGCCTCTCCGCCCGACTCCGGGAAGCCGACGCCCGCCGAGTCCGCCGACGCGGGCGGGGCCCAGGTCGGCGAGCTGCCGAAGACGTACCTGGGCACCTGGAAGGGGCCGGTCACCGAGAGGACCACCGGTCAGCCGCACGGTACGCTCACCGCGGTCTTCACCGAGGGGAAACGCGGCGAGCGGGTCGTCCGGATGAGCACGACGATCTCCCAGCTCGGTATCACCGTCACCTGCAACAGCGTCGGCACCCTCGCCTCCGGCACCGCGAAGGAGCTGAACATCCGCGAGCGGACCGACCCGGACCGCCCCAGCACACCGGGCCTGTGCACCAGCACCGAGGCGGACGTGGTCTTCCGCCTCACCGGCGACGGCACCCTGGACTACCGCTCGAAGGAACGCGCCGCGGGTCTCCCGTACGGCGAGCTCACCCGGTCCGGCGGCTGACGGCGTCACGGGCTGGCGTAGGCTGGATCGGTCCGAGGAACGTCAGTAAAACCGCCGAAAGGTGACAGCCCGGTGACCGAGAAGGCCGACCTTCAGCCCGTCCTCGACCGAGCCGCCGAAGGCGGTCGGATCACCCCGGAGGAGGCGCTCGACCTCTACCGGTCCGCGCCCCTGCACGCGCTGGGCGCCGCCGCCGACGGCGCCCGCCGCCGCCGCTACGCCGGTACGGAGCACATCGCGACGTACATCATCGAGCGGAACATCAACTACACCAACGTGTGCGTGACGGCCTGCAAGTTCTGCGCCTTCTACGCCCCGCCCAAGGACACCGCCAAGGGCTGGACCCGGGACCTCGACGACATCCTGCGCCGCTGCGCGGAGACCGTGGAGCTGGGCGGCACCCAGATCATGTTCCAGGGCGGCCACCACCCGGACTTCGGCGTCGAGTACTACGAGGAGCACTTCTCCGCGATCAAGAAGGCGTACCCGCAGCTGGTCATCCACTCGCTGGGCGCCTCCGAGATCGAGCACATGGCCCGGATCTCGAAGGTCTCCGCCGAGGAGGCCATCAGCCGGATCCACGCCGCCGGGCTCGACTCCTTCGCCGGCGCCGGCGCCGAGCTGCTGCCCGCCCGGCCGCGCACCGCCATCGCCCCGCTCAAGGAGTCCGGCGAGCGGTGGCTGGAGATCATGGAGATCGCGCACGGCCTCGGCGTCGAGTCCACCTCCACCATGCTGATGGGCACCGGCGAGACCAACGCCGAGCGCATCGAGCACCTGAGGATGATCCGGGACGTCCAGGACCGCACGGGCGGCTTCCGCGCCTTCATCCCGTACACCTACCAGCCGGAGAACAACAAGCTGAAGGGCCAGACGCAGGCCACGCTCTTCGAGTACCTGCGGATGATCGCCATCGCCCGGCTCTTCCTGGACAACGTCGCCCACATCCAGGGCTCCTGGCTGACCACCGGCAAGGAGGTCGGCCAGCTGTCGCTGCACTACGGCGCGGACGACCTCGGCTCGATCATGCTGGAGGAGAACGTCGTCTCCTCGGCCGGCGCCAAGCACCGCTCCAACCGGCTGGAGATCATCGACCTGATCCGCAAGGCGGACCGGGTCCCCGCGCAGCGCGCCACGACGTACGAGCACCTCGTCGTGCACGACGACCCGGCGATGGACCCGGTCGACGAGCGCGTGGTCTCGCACATCTCCTCCACCGCGATCGAGGGCGGCACGGCCCACCCGGAGCTGAAGCTCCTCAACGCCAACTGACGTATCCATGCTGACGATTCACGCCGCGCCCCTGCTCCTCCCGGTCGGCGCGGCGCCCGTCGTGGACGGTGCGGTGGCGGTGGACGGCGACCGGATCGCGGCCCTCGGCCCCTACGAGGAGGTCACCGCCGCGCACCCGGCGGCCCGGGTCCGCCGCTGGCCCGGTCTCCTCACGCCCGGACTGCGCCAGGACCGGGCCCGCGAGCTGCTCACCCGCTGCTACCACCCCGACCCCCGCGAGGCCGACGAGCTGGGCGAACTCCCGCTCCGGGGCGAGGCGTTCGAGCGGCTGGCGGCGACGATGGACCCGGCCCGGCGGGCCGGCAGCGTCCGGCGCGGGCTCCAGCGAATGCTGCGGCACGGCACGACGCACCTGGCGGGCCCCCTCGACACGGAGGACCTCGCCCTGCGCACGGCCGTCGCCCGGTCGGGCCTCGTCCGGCTCCCGCCGTCGCCCACGCCCCCCGGCCCTTCGGACCTGGACCCCTTCGCCGCGGGCGGCGACCTGGTCGGCACGGCGGGCGCCCCGCTGACGGTGGGCGGCCGGGCGGACCTCGCGGCCTTCGACGTCCCCGACGAGGCGGCCCTCCGCGCGGGCGGGGCGCGCGCCTGCGTGGCGACGGTCCTCGCGGGGCGGCTCGTGCACCGCGCCCGCTGAGACGGGGGGCCGGCTCACCGCGGGAGGCTCACGGCACCTTCGGGCCGCCCAGGTAGCGTCCCTTCGCGTCGTACGGCCAGGCGTTGGCGACGCAGCCCTTCAACCCGTCGATCTGCTGCATCATCGC
The nucleotide sequence above comes from Streptomyces sp. NBC_01116. Encoded proteins:
- the mqnC gene encoding cyclic dehypoxanthinyl futalosine synthase, which translates into the protein MTEKADLQPVLDRAAEGGRITPEEALDLYRSAPLHALGAAADGARRRRYAGTEHIATYIIERNINYTNVCVTACKFCAFYAPPKDTAKGWTRDLDDILRRCAETVELGGTQIMFQGGHHPDFGVEYYEEHFSAIKKAYPQLVIHSLGASEIEHMARISKVSAEEAISRIHAAGLDSFAGAGAELLPARPRTAIAPLKESGERWLEIMEIAHGLGVESTSTMLMGTGETNAERIEHLRMIRDVQDRTGGFRAFIPYTYQPENNKLKGQTQATLFEYLRMIAIARLFLDNVAHIQGSWLTTGKEVGQLSLHYGADDLGSIMLEENVVSSAGAKHRSNRLEIIDLIRKADRVPAQRATTYEHLVVHDDPAMDPVDERVVSHISSTAIEGGTAHPELKLLNAN
- a CDS encoding protein kinase, with protein sequence MQPLEAGEPRTIGSYRLLGRLGAGGMGRVYLGRSAGGRTVAVKVVHPHFALDEQFRARFRREVESARRIGAQWTAPVLDADPDAPVPWVATGYVAGPPLSQAITEHGPLPEHAVRTLGAGLAEALAVVHGQGIVHRDVKPSNVLLALDGPRLIDFGIARALGATVSLTSTGVSVGSPGYMAPEQIRGRDVSGAADVFSLGAVLAYAATGAAPFPGDSSAVLLYKVVHEEPELGDLEGELREVVEGCLAKDPAARPAPADLARVLAPGGAAAMVAGGWLPGGLVREVSRSAVALLDLEPQDAPVQSGPVPFSSASLGAFPGTAAPSRSGPFGSPAPGPPEAPYGTSRPQEAPREAPYGTPRPQEAPQDVPQEASQDVPYRTPHPQDDAYGTPHPQDDTYGTPPPPPPTPPRGKPASTVPPPPTHAGTYRQGGDGAHGAHGLPGQRAGDPRLSLTVSAENRRTTGERRGRRVSCTVALAVAGALAVVTFGTGLLDGFLPSGDADRNRGNDAAATPSDSASPPDSGKPTPAESADAGGAQVGELPKTYLGTWKGPVTERTTGQPHGTLTAVFTEGKRGERVVRMSTTISQLGITVTCNSVGTLASGTAKELNIRERTDPDRPSTPGLCTSTEADVVFRLTGDGTLDYRSKERAAGLPYGELTRSGG